The Barnesiella intestinihominis YIT 11860 genome includes a window with the following:
- the tet(Q) gene encoding tetracycline resistance ribosomal protection protein Tet(Q), producing MNIINLGILAHIDAGKTSVTENLLFASGATEKCGRVDNGDTITDSMDIEKRRGITVRASTTSIIWNGVKCNIIDTPGHMDFIAEVERTFKMLDGAVLILSAKEGIQAQTKLLFSTLQKLQIPTIIFINKIDRAGVNLERLYMDIKTNLSQDVLFMQTVVDGSVYPVCSQTYIKEEYKEFVCNHDDDILERYLADSEISPADYWNTIIALVAKAKVYPVLHGSAMFNIGINELLDAISSFILPPASVSNRLSAYLYKIEHDPKGHKRSFLKIIDGSLRLRDVVRINDSEKFIKIKNLKTIYQGREINVDEVGANDIAIVEDIEDFRIGDYLGAKPCLIQGLSHQHPALKSSVRPNKPEERSKVISALNTLWIEDPSLSFSINSYSDELEISLYGLTQKEIIQTLLEERFSVKVHFDEIKTIYKERPIKKVNKIIQIEVPPNPYWATIGLTLEPLPLGAGLQIESDISYGYLNHSFQNAVFEGIRMSCQSGLHGWEVTDLKVTFTQAEYYSPVSTPADFRQLTPYVFRLALQQSGVDILEPMLCFELQIPQVASSKAITDLQKLMSEIEDISCNNEWCHIKGKVPLNTSKDYASEVSSYTKGLGIFMVKPCGYQITKDGYSDNIRMNEKDKLLFMFQKSMSLK from the coding sequence ATGAATATTATAAATTTAGGAATTCTTGCTCACATTGATGCAGGAAAAACTTCCGTAACCGAGAATCTGCTGTTTGCCAGTGGAGCAACGGAAAAGTGCGGCCGTGTGGATAATGGTGACACCATAACGGACTCTATGGATATAGAGAAACGTAGAGGAATTACTGTCCGGGCTTCTACGACATCTATTATCTGGAATGGAGTGAAATGCAATATCATTGACACTCCGGGACACATGGATTTTATTGCGGAAGTGGAGCGGACATTCAAAATGCTTGATGGAGCAGTCCTCATCTTATCCGCAAAGGAAGGCATACAAGCGCAGACAAAGTTGCTGTTCAGTACTTTACAAAAGCTGCAAATCCCGACAATTATATTTATCAATAAGATTGACCGTGCCGGTGTGAATTTGGAGCGTTTGTATATGGATATAAAAACAAATCTGTCGCAAGATGTCCTGTTTATGCAAACTGTTGTCGATGGATCGGTTTATCCGGTTTGCTCCCAAACATATATAAAGGAAGAATACAAAGAATTTGTATGCAACCATGACGACGATATATTAGAACGATATTTGGCGGATAGCGAAATTTCACCGGCTGATTATTGGAATACGATAATCGCTCTTGTGGCAAAAGCCAAAGTCTATCCGGTGCTACATGGATCAGCAATGTTCAATATCGGTATCAATGAGTTGTTGGACGCCATTTCTTCTTTTATACTTCCTCCGGCATCAGTCTCAAACAGACTTTCAGCTTATCTCTATAAGATAGAGCATGACCCCAAAGGGCATAAAAGAAGTTTTCTTAAAATAATTGACGGAAGTCTGAGACTTCGAGACGTTGTAAGAATCAACGATTCGGAAAAATTCATCAAGATTAAAAATCTAAAGACTATTTATCAGGGCAGAGAGATAAATGTTGATGAAGTGGGTGCCAATGATATCGCGATTGTAGAAGATATAGAAGATTTTCGAATCGGAGATTATTTAGGTGCTAAACCTTGTTTGATTCAAGGATTATCTCATCAGCATCCCGCTCTCAAATCCTCCGTCCGGCCAAATAAGCCCGAAGAGAGAAGCAAGGTGATATCCGCTCTGAATACATTGTGGATTGAAGACCCGTCTTTGTCCTTTTCCATAAACTCATATAGTGATGAATTGGAAATCTCGTTATATGGTTTGACCCAAAAGGAAATCATACAGACATTGCTGGAAGAACGATTTTCCGTAAAGGTCCATTTTGATGAGATCAAGACTATCTACAAAGAACGACCTATAAAAAAGGTCAATAAGATTATTCAGATCGAAGTACCACCCAACCCTTACTGGGCCACAATAGGGCTGACTCTTGAACCCTTACCGTTAGGGGCAGGGTTGCAAATCGAAAGTGACATCTCCTATGGTTATCTGAACCATTCTTTTCAAAATGCCGTTTTTGAAGGGATTCGTATGTCTTGCCAATCTGGTTTACATGGATGGGAAGTGACAGATCTGAAAGTAACTTTTACTCAAGCCGAGTATTATAGCCCGGTAAGTACACCTGCTGATTTCAGACAGCTGACCCCTTATGTCTTCAGGCTGGCTTTGCAACAGTCAGGTGTGGACATTCTCGAACCGATGCTCTGTTTTGAGTTGCAGATACCCCAAGTAGCGAGTTCCAAAGCTATTACAGATTTGCAAAAACTGATGTCTGAGATTGAAGACATCAGTTGTAATAATGAGTGGTGTCATATTAAAGGGAAAGTTCCATTAAATACAAGTAAAGACTATGCCTCAGAAGTAAGTTCGTACACTAAGGGCTTAGGCATTTTTATGGTTAAGCCATGTGGGTATCAAATAACAAAAGACGGTTATTCTGATAATATCCGCATGAACGAAAAAGATAAACTTTTATTCATGTTCCAAAAATCAATGTCATTAAAATAA
- a CDS encoding ATP-binding protein, with amino-acid sequence MERSGNFYKAIRLGYILISILIGCMAYNSLYEWQEIEALELGNKKIDELRKEINNINIQMIKFSLLGETILEWNDKDIEHYHARRMAMDSMLCRFKATYPAERIDSVRSLLEDKERQMFQIVRLMDEQQSINKKIANQIPVIVQKSVQEQSKKPKRKGFLGIFGKKKEVTPAVSTTILHSVNRNVISEQKVQDRQLSEQADSLAARNAELNRQLQELICQIEEKVQTELQSRENEIVAMREKSFMQVGGLMGFVLLLLLISYIIIHRDAKSIKQYKHKTTDLIRQLEQSVQRNEALITSRKKAVHTITHELRTPLTAITGYAGLIRKEQCEDKSGQYIQNILQSSDRMRDMLNTLLDFFRLDNGKEQPRLSPCRISAITHTLETEFMPVAVNKGLSLSVKTGHDAIVLTDKERIIQIGNNLLSNAVKFTEEGGVSLITEYDNGVLTLVVEDTGTGMTEEEQKQAFGAFERLSNAAAKEGFGLGLAIMRNIVSMLGGTIRLDSKKGKGSRFTVEISMQEAEEQLGYTSNTPVYHNNKFHDVVAIDNDEVLLLMLKEMYSQEGIHCDTCTDAAALMEMIRQKEYSLLLTDLNMPDINGFELLELLRSSNVGNSPTIPVVVATASGSCNKGELLAKGFAGCLFKPFSISELMEVSDRCAIKATPDGKPDFSALLSYGNEAVMLEKLITETEKEMQAVRDAAKEKDLQKLDSLIHHLRSSWEVLRADQPLNVLYGLLRGDALPDGEALSHAVTAVLDKGVEIIRLAEEERRKYEDE; translated from the coding sequence ATGGAGCGGTCAGGAAATTTCTATAAGGCAATACGGTTGGGATATATACTTATCTCCATTCTTATCGGATGTATGGCATATAATAGCCTCTATGAATGGCAGGAGATAGAAGCATTAGAACTTGGCAATAAAAAAATAGACGAGCTCCGAAAAGAAATAAACAATATCAATATTCAAATGATAAAATTTTCTCTATTGGGTGAAACAATACTGGAATGGAACGATAAAGATATCGAGCATTACCATGCACGGCGTATGGCAATGGACAGTATGCTCTGCCGTTTCAAGGCCACCTATCCAGCAGAGCGCATCGATAGTGTGCGCAGTCTTTTAGAGGATAAGGAACGACAGATGTTCCAGATAGTCCGGTTAATGGATGAACAACAATCTATTAACAAGAAGATAGCCAATCAAATTCCGGTTATTGTACAGAAAAGTGTGCAGGAACAGTCCAAAAAGCCAAAACGAAAAGGTTTCTTAGGCATATTCGGCAAAAAAAAGGAAGTAACTCCAGCAGTATCAACCACTATCCTTCATTCGGTCAATAGAAACGTAATCAGCGAACAGAAAGTGCAGGATCGCCAATTGTCGGAACAAGCCGACAGCCTTGCAGCTCGTAATGCAGAACTTAACAGACAACTGCAAGAATTGATTTGCCAAATAGAAGAAAAGGTACAAACCGAACTGCAAAGCCGGGAAAACGAAATAGTTGCCATGCGTGAAAAGTCATTTATGCAAGTAGGCGGTTTAATGGGATTCGTTCTTCTATTGTTGTTAATTTCCTACATCATCATACATCGTGATGCAAAAAGCATTAAACAATACAAGCACAAGACAACTGATTTGATAAGGCAACTGGAACAATCCGTACAACGGAACGAGGCACTGATAACGTCAAGGAAGAAGGCGGTACATACTATCACCCATGAACTGCGCACACCGCTGACAGCAATAACAGGCTATGCCGGACTGATACGGAAAGAACAGTGTGAGGATAAGTCCGGGCAGTATATCCAAAACATACTGCAATCCTCCGACCGTATGCGGGATATGCTTAACACTTTGCTTGACTTCTTCCGCCTGGACAACGGCAAGGAACAGCCCCGTCTGTCACCCTGCCGGATTTCAGCAATCACGCACACACTTGAAACGGAGTTCATGCCTGTTGCCGTGAACAAAGGGCTGTCCTTGTCCGTGAAGACTGGACACGATGCCATTGTATTGACCGACAAAGAGCGAATAATACAAATCGGGAATAACCTGCTGTCAAACGCTGTCAAGTTCACAGAAGAAGGCGGTGTTTCTTTGATTACTGAATATGATAATGGAGTTCTGACACTGGTCGTTGAAGATACAGGTACAGGCATGACAGAAGAGGAACAGAAACAAGCGTTCGGTGCGTTTGAACGTCTATCAAATGCCGCCGCAAAGGAGGGTTTCGGGCTTGGGCTTGCCATAATGCGTAATATTGTGTCGATGCTTGGCGGAACAATCCGTTTAGACAGCAAGAAAGGGAAAGGCAGTCGTTTCACAGTTGAAATTTCTATGCAGGAAGCTGAAGAACAGCTTGGATATACAAGCAATACACCTGTTTATCATAACAATAAATTCCATGATGTTGTCGCCATTGACAATGATGAGGTATTACTTCTGATGCTGAAAGAGATGTATTCCCAAGAAGGAATACACTGCGACACTTGCACCGATGCTGCGGCACTGATGGAAATGATACGCCAGAAAGAATACAGCCTGTTGCTGACAGACTTGAATATGCCCGATATAAACGGTTTCGAATTGCTGGAACTGTTGCGTTCGTCCAACGTGGGCAATTCACCAACAATCCCGGTGGTTGTGGCAACCGCTTCGGGCAGTTGTAACAAAGGGGAACTATTGGCAAAAGGCTTTGCCGGATGCCTGTTCAAACCGTTCTCCATATCGGAACTGATGGAGGTTTCCGACAGGTGTGCCATAAAAGCGACACCGGACGGGAAACCGGACTTTTCCGCCTTATTGTCCTATGGCAATGAAGCCGTCATGCTGGAAAAGTTGATAACTGAAACAGAAAAGGAAATGCAGGCGGTACGGGATGCAGCAAAAGAAAAAGACCTGCAAAAGCTGGATTCCCTGATCCACCACCTGCGCAGTTCGTGGGAGGTGCTCCGTGCCGACCAACCGCTGAATGTACTTTACGGATTGCTTCGTGGCGATGCTCTCCCGGATGGTGAAGCGTTAAGCCATGCCGTGACTGCCGTGCTGGATAAGGGAGTGGAAATAATACGGTTGGCAGAAGAGGAAAGGAGAAAATACGAAGATGAATAA
- a CDS encoding sigma-54-dependent transcriptional regulator — MNKTKIIVVEDNIVYCEYVCNMLSREGYRNMKAYHLSTAKKHLQQATDNDIVVADLRLPDGSGIDLLCWMRKEGKMQPFIIMTDYAEVNTAVESMKLGSIDYIPKQLVEDKLVPLIRSILKERQAGQRRMPIFAREGSAFQKIMHRIRLVAATDMSVMIFGENGTGKEHIAHLLHDKSKRAGKPFVAVDCGSLSKELAPSAFFGHVKGAFTGADNAKKGYFHEAEGGTLFLDEVGNLALETQQMLLRAIQERRYRPVGDKADRNFNVRIIAATNEDLEVSVNEKRFRQDLLYRLHDFGITVPPLRDCQEDIMPLAEFFRDMANRELECSVSGFSSEARKALLTHAWPGNVRELRQKVMGAVLQAQEGVVMKEHLELAVTKPTSTVSFALRNDAEDKERILRALKQANGNRSVAAELLGIGRTTLYSKLEEYGLKYKFKQS, encoded by the coding sequence ATGAATAAGACAAAAATAATTGTGGTGGAAGACAACATCGTGTATTGCGAATATGTCTGCAATATGCTGTCACGGGAGGGCTACCGCAATATGAAGGCTTACCACCTCTCAACCGCGAAGAAACATCTGCAACAGGCAACAGATAATGATATCGTGGTTGCCGACCTGCGTCTGCCTGACGGCAGTGGCATAGACCTTTTGTGCTGGATGCGAAAGGAGGGAAAGATGCAGCCCTTCATCATTATGACCGACTACGCCGAAGTTAATACCGCCGTGGAAAGCATGAAACTCGGCTCGATAGACTATATTCCCAAACAGCTTGTGGAGGATAAACTTGTCCCCCTGATCCGTTCCATACTGAAAGAACGTCAGGCAGGACAACGCCGTATGCCTATATTCGCCCGTGAAGGTTCCGCCTTTCAGAAAATCATGCACCGCATAAGGCTGGTAGCCGCCACCGATATGAGCGTGATGATATTTGGTGAGAACGGCACGGGCAAGGAGCATATTGCCCACCTGTTGCATGACAAGAGCAAACGTGCAGGCAAGCCATTTGTGGCGGTGGACTGCGGTTCACTCTCCAAAGAGCTTGCACCGTCGGCTTTCTTCGGACACGTCAAAGGTGCATTTACAGGTGCGGACAATGCCAAGAAAGGATATTTCCATGAGGCGGAAGGCGGCACGTTGTTTCTGGACGAGGTAGGAAACCTCGCGTTGGAAACCCAACAGATGTTGCTCCGTGCCATACAGGAGAGGCGGTATCGCCCGGTCGGAGACAAGGCAGACCGGAATTTCAATGTCCGCATCATCGCTGCTACCAATGAAGATTTGGAGGTATCGGTGAATGAAAAGCGTTTTCGGCAGGATCTTCTGTACCGCCTGCACGACTTCGGGATAACCGTTCCTCCGTTGCGTGACTGTCAAGAAGACATTATGCCGCTGGCAGAGTTCTTCCGTGATATGGCAAACAGAGAGCTGGAGTGTAGCGTGAGCGGGTTCAGTTCCGAAGCACGTAAAGCGTTGCTGACACACGCATGGCCGGGCAACGTGCGGGAACTTCGGCAGAAAGTTATGGGTGCTGTATTGCAGGCGCAGGAAGGTGTTGTCATGAAAGAGCATCTGGAACTTGCCGTGACGAAACCGACCTCTACTGTCAGCTTCGCCTTGCGCAATGACGCGGAGGATAAGGAGCGGATATTGCGTGCGTTGAAACAGGCAAACGGCAACCGGAGTGTCGCCGCAGAACTGCTCGGCATAGGCAGGACAACACTATACAGCAAACTTGAAGAGTATGGACTTAAATATAAATTCAAGCAATCATAG